The DNA region CGACCGGCCCGACCTGGCGGCCGCGGCCAGCCCCGTCACGTACGCGACACGGCCCGCCCCGCCGTTCCTGCTCGTGCACGGCACGGCGGACAGCCTGGTGCCGTACGGGCAGAGCGAGCTGCTCACCGAACAGCTGCGGGCGCAGGGCGGCGTGGTCGAACTCGTCCCCGTGGACGGTGCCGACCACATCTTCCTCGGCGTACCGGACATCCCCGCGCTCGTCACCCGCAGCGTGTCCTTCCTCGCGGACCGCCTCAAGGCACACGCCGCACGCTGACGCGCGCGGCCGCAGACCGCGGGTCTGCGGCGCGTGACATGTCGACCATCGCGGCGATTACACGTGTAATTTCCCAGCCAGGCAGAGGAATCACATGCCCCACGCCTCCCTCACAGCGCCGGAGACCGCCGGCCCGGTCCGGCGCCGTCTCACCCCCGGTCTTCCGACCACCGGCACCGCGCTGCTCGGTGCGGCGCTCGCCGCCGCGGCGGCCCTGGTCTGCGTGATCGTCACGACCGGCACCGCCCGTCCACGCCTGCAAAGTCTGGACGAGCGGTGGCTCACCTGGATGGGCGGCCCGCACGCCGGCGTCCCGCTGGCGGCCGCGACCGTACTCGACCGGTTCGGAGGCCCCGCCGGGGCGATCGTGCCGCTCGCCCTGGTGGCCGTCCTGTGCGTGCGGCGACGCTGGTGGTCGTCGCTGTACTTCCTCACCGCCTACCTCGGCGGCAGTGCGCTCGTCGTCCAGCTCCTCAAGCACGCGGTGGACCGCCCCCGCCCCGCCGGACCCCTGGTCCGGGTGGACCACGGCTCCTTTCCCTCCGGACATGCCTTCGGTGCGGCCCTGCTCGTCGTCCTCGTCGGCGCGCTGTTCGTGTCTCGCGCCCGCAGACCCCTGTGGTGGGCGCTCGGCGCCCTGTTCACGACGGCGATGATGTGGTCCCGCACCTGGCTCCACGCCCACTGGCTCAGCGACACCGTCGCCGGAGCCCTGGCCGGCTCCGCCACCGGCCTGCTGCTGTGGTGCGCGTTCGCTCCCCTCCTACGGCGCGAGGCGAGCCGCCCCGGCCGGCCGCGCCGCTGCCGACTTCGGCCGGCTGTCAGACGGACCGCCCCCGCACCCGGCACGCCGGACGACAGCGGCCCGCCTCGGCCCGTCACCGGGCCGGCGTCGCGGACGCGGTCTGAGCTCTGAGCACGCCGAGCAGCCGCGTCACCTCACCGGCCATCGCCGTGCGTCCCGCGCCGAGGTAGCGGCGGGTGTCGACCAGCGACGGGTCGCTGTCGAGCACCTCGCGCGCGGCCGTGGTGAAGATCCGGTTCAGGTGGGTGGCGAGATTGACCTTGGTCATGCCGTGGTCGACGGCGGCGGTCAGCGCGTCGTCCGCGGCGCCGGAGGAGCCGTGCAGGACCAGCGGTACGGGGACGGCTTCGCGCAGCGCGCGGATCAGGTGGAAGTCCAGGACCGCGTCGCGGGTGCGCATGGCGTGGGAGGTGCCCACGGCCACGGCGAGCGCGTCCACTCCGGTGGCCGCGACGAACGCCGCGGCCTCGGCCGGGTCGGTGCGGGCACCGGGGGCGTGGACGCCGTCCTTGCCGCCGACCTCGCCGAGCTCGGCCTCCACCCAGACCCCGGCCGCGTGGCAGTGGGCGGTGATCGCCTCGGTGGCCCGGAGGTTCTCCTCGTACGGGAGCACCGAGGCGTCGTACATGACGGAGGTGAAACCGAGTTCCACGGCCTCGTGGACCAGGGCGTCGGAGGTCGCGTGGTCGAGGTGGACCGCGACCGGGACCCGGGCGACGCGGGCGACGGCCAGGGTCGCCGGGCCGATGGCCTGGAGGCCGCCGTGGTAGCGGGCCGCGTTCTCGCTGATCTGGAGGATGACCGGCGCGCCGGCGGCTTCCGCGCCGGCCGTGATCGCCTGGGCGTGTTCGAGCTGGATGACGTTGAAGGCGCCCACGCCGTGGCCGGCGCGCGCGGCGGGGGTGACGATGTCCCCCGTACTGACGAGAGGCATGACGGTTCCTTACGAGAGGGCCGGGAGGGGCGGGAGGGGCGGAAGGGGGTGCACGTCCACCGCATCGCGAAGGCGCCGGTGGACGGTGGGGTCGAACGAGCCCGCCAGCGGGGCGGCGACGGTGGCGGCCGAGAGCGCCACCGCCTCGGCGAGCCGCCGCGGCCAGGAGACGCCGGCCGCCAGGCCCCGGGCCAGGGCGGCGACCGCCGCGTCGCCGGCGCCGGTCGGGTTGCCGCGCAGCCGCTCGGGCGGCACGGCGCGCCAGGCGCCCTCCGGGGTGACGGCGAGGAGGCCGTCCGGGCCGAGGGAGGCGACCACGGCTTCGGCGCCGGCGGCGCGCAGGGCCTCGGCCGCCCGGTGGGGGTCCGACTCGCCGGTGGCCTCGGCCAGTTCGTCGGCGTTCGGCTTGACGAGGGCCGGGCCCGCCGGAAGGGCGGCGCGGAGCGCCGGGCCGCTGGTGTCGAGGACCGCCGGGACGGCCCGGGCCCGGGCGGCGTGGACGAGGGTCGCGTACGCGTCCTCGGGCAGGCCGGGCGGAAGGCTGCCGGAGAGCACGACGACCGTGGCCCGTTCGACGCACGCCGCGAAATCGGCGAGGAAGCTCCGCCATTCCTCGGGCCGGACGACGGGGCCCGGTTCGAGGAGCGTCGTCGTGTCGCCGGTGTGCTCGTCCACCACGGCCACCGTGCGGCGGGTCTCGCCGTCGACGGGCGTGAGGAGCTCCGGGAGTTCCGCCCGGCACAGTTCGCGCCGTACCGCCTCGCCGGTCGGTCCGCCGGCCAGGCCGGTGACGAGCGTGGGGAGGCCCAGGGTGTGCAGGACGCGCGACACGTTGACGCCCTTGCCGCCCGCCCGGGCACCGACCTCGCGGACCCGGTGTGCGGAGTGGGGGCGGAGGCGGTCGACGCGGTGGGTGATGTCGAGGGCCGGATTGAGGGTGACGGTGACGATCACGGTCCTGTCACCTCCCGTTCCAGGAGGTCATGGGCGAGCAGCGCCGCGCCCATGCAGCCGGCCCGGTCGCCGAGCCGGGCCTCGGTGACCTCCGGTACCGCCTGGAAGGTCAGCCGGTGCGCGAGGGCCTCGCGCAGGGGCGCCAGGTAGGCCTCCCCCGCGCGGGCCAGGCCTCCGCCGACGACGACGCGCTCGGGGTCGTACAGCGTGACCGCCGTCGCCAGGGCGTCGGCGAGCGCCTCGATCGCCTCGGTCCAGATCCCGGCGGCCACGTCGTCGCCGGCGTCGGCGCGGCGCTGCACCTCCCGGGCGGTGATGCCGTGCCAGCCGGTGGCACGAACGTAGCGGCGGGCGATGGCCGCGGCCGACGCCACCGTCTCCAGACAGCCGCGTCCTCCGCAGCGGCAGCGTTCGCCGCCGGGCCGGACGACGACATGGCCGAGTTCGCCGGCCCGGCCGTGCCCGCCGGTGAGCGCGCGGCCGCGCCGGAACGCGGCGGCGGCGATGCCCGTACCGACCGGCACGAACAGGAAGTCGGCGCAGCCGCGGCCGGCGCCGACGCGCGCCTCGGCCAGTCCCCCGGCGCGTACGTCGTGGCCGAAGGCGACGGGGAGACAGAGGTGTTCGGCCAGCCAGTCCTGGACGGGTACGTCGGCCCAGCCGAGGTTGCCCGCGAGGACGGCGAGGCCCGATTCCTCGTCGACGAGGCCGGGGACGACGATCCCGGCCGCGTCCGCGTCCGGGCACCGCCCGGCGAGTTCTTCGGCGCAGGCGAGGACGGTCTCCAGGACCGCCTCGGGGCCGCGGTCGGCGCGCGTGTACCAGCGGTCGGTGTGTTCGAGGGTGGTGGCGCCTTCGGTGAGGGTGCCGCCCTTGATGGAGGTGCCGCCGACGTCCAGGGCGATGACCGTCCGTGCGGCGGTCCTCGCGGAGGTGCCTCTGGCGCCCACGCTGCTTCCGGTGCCCGCGGCGGTGGTCATGAGCCGGTGAGGACGATGGAGCGGGTGAGGTTGCGCGGCTTGTCGGGGTCGAGGCCCCGGCGTTCGGCGAGGGCGACGGCCAGGCGCTGGGCGCGGATCAGGTCGGCGAGCGGGTCGCCGGGGGACGCCGTGAGGTACGCGCCGGTCGCGCGGACCTGGTCGGCCAGGCCGGCCGGCGGCTCGCCGAAGAACCACACGACCGTGCCGGGGCCGCTGACGCTGATGGGGCCGTGTCGGTACTCCATGGCCGGGTACGACTCCGTCCACGATCCGGAGGCCTCGCGCAGCTTCAGCGCCGCCTCGTGGGCCAGGCCGGTGGTCCAGCCCGTGCCGAGGAACGTGAACTGACCGGCGGTCAGGAGCTCCTCGGGCAGCCGGGACGCCAGGGCGTCGTCGGCCTGCCGCAGCAGGTCCTGCGGTACGGGGCCGAGGCTCGCGCGCAGCAGGAGGAGCGCGGTCGTGGCGAAGCGGGTCTGCACGACGGAGCGTTCGTCGGCGAAGGACAGGTCCACGACGGTGCCGGCGGCGTCCTTGACGGGCGTGCCGAGATCGCCGGTCAGTGCCACCGTCGCGCTGTCGCCGGCCCGTTCGAGGGCGTCGAGGACCTCGGTCGTGGTGCCGGAGCGGGTGATGGCGACGACCCGGTCGTAGCGGCGCGCGGCAGGGAAGTCGGAGGCGGCGAACGCGTCCGTCTCCCCGAGCCCGGCGCCCTCGCGCAGCGCCGCGTACGCCTGCGCCATGTACAGCGAGGTGCCGCAGCCCACGACCGCGACCCGCTCACCGGCCTGCGGCAGCCCGGCCGGCCGGGTCTCCAGGGCCCGGCGCCAGCACGAGGGCTGCTCGGCTATTTCCACCTCGACGTGACTCACAGGGCCTCCCAGAAGGTGCGTCGGCCGGTCTACGCCCAGCCGAATGATTGAACATGACTCGTTTATAGCTTCTTCGATCAGCTTTGAGCAACCATGCGCAGGGGTTGATCACGCAACTGCGAACCGGGATACCCTCGGCTCCTGCAAGTCATGTCGCGAGGCGACATCACGAGACGAGGAGAACGGCGATGGCCACGCACGAGCGGTGGACGCGGCTGCTCGACGCTCTGAGCGAGCGCGGCAGCATCGAGGTCGGCGAGGCGGCCGAACTGCTGGACGTCTCCCCCGCCACCGTGCGCCGCGACCTGGAGGAGCTGGCCCGTCAGCAGCTGCTCACCCGCACCCGCGGCGGGGCGGTGCTGTCCGGCGTCACGTACGACCTGCCGCTGCGGTACAAGACGGCGCGCAAGGCCGACGAGAAGCACCGCATCGCCCGGGCTGCCGCCGCGCTCATCCCGCCCGGCGCGGTCGTCGGGCTCAACGGCGGCACCACGACGTCCGAGGTGGCGCGCGAGCTGGCGACCCGGGCCGACCTGGCCGAGCACGGTGGGGCCACGGCGCTGACGATCGTGACCAACGCCGTGAACATCGCGAACGAGCTGGCGGTCCGCCCGTACGTGAAGACCGTGGTGACCGGCGGGGTCGCCCGCCCCCAGTCGTACGAGCTGACCGGCCCGCTGGCGACGGCGGTGCTCCAGGGCCTCTCGCTGGACTACGCGATCCTCGGCGTCAACGCCGTCGACCCGCGCTTCGGCGCCGCCACTCACGACGAGGGCGAGGCCAGCGCCAACCGCGCCATGGCCGAACGGGCGGAGAAGGTGATCGTGGTCGCCGACTCCACCAAGCTCGGCCAGCGCGCGTTCGCCCGGGTCTGCACGATCCCCGAGATCGACACCCTGGTCACCGACCACGACGCCCCGGACGAGCTGGTCGAGCAGCTCACGGCGCAGGGCGTCGACGTCCACTGCGTGTAGGGCAACACACAGGGGACCGGACCTACTTGACCGAGCCGGCCGTCAGCCCGGACACCACATGGCGC from Streptomyces fradiae includes:
- a CDS encoding phosphatase PAP2 family protein, with amino-acid sequence MPHASLTAPETAGPVRRRLTPGLPTTGTALLGAALAAAAALVCVIVTTGTARPRLQSLDERWLTWMGGPHAGVPLAAATVLDRFGGPAGAIVPLALVAVLCVRRRWWSSLYFLTAYLGGSALVVQLLKHAVDRPRPAGPLVRVDHGSFPSGHAFGAALLVVLVGALFVSRARRPLWWALGALFTTAMMWSRTWLHAHWLSDTVAGALAGSATGLLLWCAFAPLLRREASRPGRPRRCRLRPAVRRTAPAPGTPDDSGPPRPVTGPASRTRSEL
- a CDS encoding SIS domain-containing protein; translation: MSHVEVEIAEQPSCWRRALETRPAGLPQAGERVAVVGCGTSLYMAQAYAALREGAGLGETDAFAASDFPAARRYDRVVAITRSGTTTEVLDALERAGDSATVALTGDLGTPVKDAAGTVVDLSFADERSVVQTRFATTALLLLRASLGPVPQDLLRQADDALASRLPEELLTAGQFTFLGTGWTTGLAHEAALKLREASGSWTESYPAMEYRHGPISVSGPGTVVWFFGEPPAGLADQVRATGAYLTASPGDPLADLIRAQRLAVALAERRGLDPDKPRNLTRSIVLTGS
- a CDS encoding ROK family protein: MTTAAGTGSSVGARGTSARTAARTVIALDVGGTSIKGGTLTEGATTLEHTDRWYTRADRGPEAVLETVLACAEELAGRCPDADAAGIVVPGLVDEESGLAVLAGNLGWADVPVQDWLAEHLCLPVAFGHDVRAGGLAEARVGAGRGCADFLFVPVGTGIAAAAFRRGRALTGGHGRAGELGHVVVRPGGERCRCGGRGCLETVASAAAIARRYVRATGWHGITAREVQRRADAGDDVAAGIWTEAIEALADALATAVTLYDPERVVVGGGLARAGEAYLAPLREALAHRLTFQAVPEVTEARLGDRAGCMGAALLAHDLLEREVTGP
- a CDS encoding 1-phosphofructokinase family hexose kinase, with the protein product MIVTVTLNPALDITHRVDRLRPHSAHRVREVGARAGGKGVNVSRVLHTLGLPTLVTGLAGGPTGEAVRRELCRAELPELLTPVDGETRRTVAVVDEHTGDTTTLLEPGPVVRPEEWRSFLADFAACVERATVVVLSGSLPPGLPEDAYATLVHAARARAVPAVLDTSGPALRAALPAGPALVKPNADELAEATGESDPHRAAEALRAAGAEAVVASLGPDGLLAVTPEGAWRAVPPERLRGNPTGAGDAAVAALARGLAAGVSWPRRLAEAVALSAATVAAPLAGSFDPTVHRRLRDAVDVHPLPPLPPLPALS
- a CDS encoding ketose-bisphosphate aldolase is translated as MPLVSTGDIVTPAARAGHGVGAFNVIQLEHAQAITAGAEAAGAPVILQISENAARYHGGLQAIGPATLAVARVARVPVAVHLDHATSDALVHEAVELGFTSVMYDASVLPYEENLRATEAITAHCHAAGVWVEAELGEVGGKDGVHAPGARTDPAEAAAFVAATGVDALAVAVGTSHAMRTRDAVLDFHLIRALREAVPVPLVLHGSSGAADDALTAAVDHGMTKVNLATHLNRIFTTAAREVLDSDPSLVDTRRYLGAGRTAMAGEVTRLLGVLRAQTASATPAR
- a CDS encoding DeoR/GlpR family DNA-binding transcription regulator; its protein translation is MATHERWTRLLDALSERGSIEVGEAAELLDVSPATVRRDLEELARQQLLTRTRGGAVLSGVTYDLPLRYKTARKADEKHRIARAAAALIPPGAVVGLNGGTTTSEVARELATRADLAEHGGATALTIVTNAVNIANELAVRPYVKTVVTGGVARPQSYELTGPLATAVLQGLSLDYAILGVNAVDPRFGAATHDEGEASANRAMAERAEKVIVVADSTKLGQRAFARVCTIPEIDTLVTDHDAPDELVEQLTAQGVDVHCV